A stretch of the Candidatus Jettenia sp. AMX2 genome encodes the following:
- the murC gene encoding UDP-N-acetylmuramate--L-alanine ligase, with translation MQSYSASLENQLNYRPLSGHCVYFIGIGGIGMSAIARILINEGCVVTGSDLKTSSLTITLEKMGARINTKQDGSFMDPETDMVIISSAIGEDNPDLKIARKMGIKVVKYSQLLGSLMKEKRGIAISGTHGKTTTSAMISTILKTAGLDPTFVIGGEVPDIGGNAYLGKGNLFVAEACEYDRSFLNLNPQIGVITNIEEDHLDYYENLEKIIHAFGDFASLVSKDGLLVANNNDANIALAIKRAYCTVEMYSLDKNTDWRGEIMSAGTGVNRFIIYRKGKFFGEFFLKIPGAHNVLNALASTAVCTYIGVDKSSLRDALASFTGANRRFQIVGAKNDITVIDDYAHHPTEIRVTLKAARELYPGKHIWCVFQPHQYSRTHRLLKDFSQSFKDADKVIFTDIYSARDNEYEKTITNSMKLCEETRSTGKDTQYIPQLCDAVDMLALQAKPGDIVITMGAGDIGKVAYDLVSQLG, from the coding sequence ATGCAGTCGTACAGCGCGTCATTGGAGAACCAGTTGAATTATCGCCCTTTGAGCGGGCACTGTGTGTATTTTATTGGTATCGGAGGTATCGGTATGAGTGCGATTGCACGGATTCTTATAAACGAAGGATGCGTTGTGACAGGTTCTGATCTCAAGACATCTTCATTAACAATAACATTAGAGAAAATGGGCGCCAGAATTAACACAAAGCAGGACGGAAGTTTTATGGATCCGGAAACGGATATGGTAATAATTTCGTCAGCTATCGGTGAAGATAATCCGGATCTGAAAATTGCCCGTAAAATGGGTATAAAGGTAGTGAAATATTCTCAATTACTCGGTTCTCTCATGAAAGAGAAACGTGGTATTGCAATCAGCGGAACGCACGGAAAAACAACTACAAGCGCAATGATCTCTACTATTTTAAAAACAGCAGGATTGGATCCGACTTTTGTGATAGGCGGGGAAGTGCCCGATATTGGCGGGAATGCATATTTAGGGAAAGGGAACCTATTTGTAGCCGAGGCCTGTGAATATGACAGGTCATTTCTGAATCTCAATCCACAAATAGGAGTGATTACTAATATAGAAGAAGATCACCTCGATTACTATGAGAATCTGGAAAAAATAATACATGCATTTGGTGATTTTGCATCCCTGGTCTCAAAAGATGGCCTGCTGGTTGCAAATAATAACGATGCAAACATAGCCCTTGCAATAAAGAGGGCCTATTGTACCGTGGAGATGTATTCGTTGGACAAGAATACGGATTGGCGCGGTGAAATCATGTCCGCAGGTACCGGTGTTAACAGATTTATTATCTACAGGAAAGGTAAATTTTTTGGCGAATTCTTCCTGAAAATACCTGGCGCCCATAATGTATTAAATGCACTTGCTTCAACTGCGGTGTGTACCTATATTGGGGTAGACAAAAGTTCTCTAAGAGATGCTTTGGCATCTTTTACGGGAGCGAACAGGAGATTCCAGATTGTCGGTGCGAAGAACGATATAACAGTAATTGATGATTATGCTCACCATCCTACGGAGATACGGGTTACTTTAAAAGCTGCACGGGAGCTGTATCCTGGGAAACATATCTGGTGCGTTTTTCAGCCCCATCAATACAGCAGAACGCATCGTTTGTTAAAGGATTTTTCTCAATCCTTTAAAGATGCAGACAAGGTAATTTTTACCGATATCTATTCCGCACGTGATAACGAATATGAAAAAACCATAACAAATTCTATGAAATTATGTGAAGAAACCAGAAGTACAGGCAAAGATACCCAATATATTCCACAATTATGCGATGCTGTTGATATGCTTGCCTTGCAGGCGAAACCAGGCGATATCGTTATAACGATGGGAGCCGGCGATATAGGTAAAGTTGCTTATGACCTGGTTTCACAATTAGGATAA
- a CDS encoding D-alanine--D-alanine ligase, producing the protein MPKNIAVLMGGISPEREISLRSGNAVAKALTDAGLTVFCIDVKDERIEELDTMEIDVAFIALHGYFGEDGGVQQLLESKGILYTGSGVYASRLAMDKLATKKRFIESGLKTPDSIVVTKFQSLIEIQNEIHKFDLPVILKPLRGGSSIGISVVKDISSLYTRLEEAFEQGPEVLIERFITGRELTVGILADKALPIIEIRPGAEFFSYDAKYLDTATEYLVVKICPDKELVRSAGYLSSSVYTSVQKLALSAHEALGCRGFSRVDMLLDNDYNLFLLEVNTIPGFTEKSLLPKAAQATDMSFSSLCKKIIDLALQNTLI; encoded by the coding sequence ATGCCGAAAAATATTGCTGTCTTAATGGGCGGTATTTCTCCTGAAAGGGAAATATCTTTACGTTCAGGCAATGCAGTGGCAAAAGCCCTGACGGATGCAGGATTGACGGTTTTTTGTATTGATGTAAAAGATGAAAGAATCGAAGAACTTGATACAATGGAAATAGATGTTGCTTTTATAGCCTTACATGGATACTTTGGAGAAGACGGAGGCGTACAGCAGCTTTTGGAATCAAAAGGGATTCTCTATACAGGTTCTGGTGTATATGCAAGCAGGCTTGCCATGGATAAGCTTGCAACAAAAAAACGCTTCATTGAATCAGGACTGAAAACGCCGGATTCTATTGTAGTGACAAAGTTTCAATCATTAATTGAAATACAGAATGAAATACATAAATTTGATTTGCCTGTAATTTTAAAACCACTGAGAGGAGGTTCCAGTATTGGTATCTCGGTAGTCAAAGATATTAGCAGTCTTTATACCAGGTTAGAAGAAGCATTTGAGCAAGGTCCAGAGGTTCTTATTGAGAGGTTCATAACAGGAAGGGAACTAACGGTTGGTATATTGGCAGATAAAGCTTTGCCTATTATTGAGATTAGGCCGGGAGCAGAATTTTTTAGTTATGATGCTAAATATCTGGATACTGCAACAGAATATCTGGTTGTAAAAATATGCCCCGATAAGGAACTGGTCCGCAGTGCAGGATACCTTTCCTCTTCTGTATATACTTCAGTACAAAAACTGGCATTGAGTGCGCATGAGGCGCTTGGTTGCAGAGGATTCTCAAGGGTCGATATGCTGTTAGATAATGATTACAATCTCTTTCTGTTAGAGGTAAATACAATTCCTGGTTTTACCGAAAAGAGTTTACTTCCCAAGGCTGCACAAGCAACAGATATGTCGTTTTCGTCTCTCTGTAAAAAGATTATTGATCTTGCTTTGCAAAATACCCTGATTTAG
- a CDS encoding prepilin-type N-terminal cleavage/methylation domain-containing protein: MPPPGKDQGFTIIELLIVVIIIAILTSVTLPVLSMVRQKVHQITCCNNLRQLSIALAQYAHDNNSLLPPSNNSGKSKDQLKNCGAEVWFKAVDHYLISSAIPGKRDEISIEQRLTAVKQDPVFRTVPLSEQHKTRTLKMNMNLTQKSECQRSIETIGKPAKTVLLFDGRINNSGVANNFEGSYGSVAQRHSKAANILFIDGHVECIRNGDSDGTTGDGWPDPHAGQELIWDPDKPDLP; encoded by the coding sequence ATGCCTCCGCCAGGAAAAGACCAGGGATTTACGATTATTGAGTTATTGATTGTCGTTATCATTATCGCCATTTTAACAAGTGTCACCTTACCTGTATTATCTATGGTCAGGCAAAAAGTACACCAGATCACTTGTTGTAATAATTTACGGCAATTGTCCATTGCTCTTGCACAATATGCTCATGATAATAATAGTTTACTTCCCCCTTCAAATAATAGTGGTAAAAGTAAGGATCAGTTAAAAAACTGTGGTGCTGAGGTTTGGTTCAAGGCAGTTGACCATTATTTAATTTCATCAGCAATTCCAGGCAAAAGGGATGAAATTTCAATTGAACAACGGCTTACAGCCGTAAAGCAAGACCCTGTTTTCAGAACTGTACCACTTTCAGAACAGCACAAAACCCGTACTCTAAAAATGAATATGAATCTTACGCAAAAATCAGAATGTCAACGGTCCATTGAAACAATCGGAAAGCCGGCAAAAACCGTATTGTTATTCGATGGCCGTATTAACAACTCCGGGGTAGCAAACAATTTTGAGGGATCTTATGGAAGTGTTGCCCAGAGGCACTCAAAGGCTGCAAATATTCTCTTTATTGACGGTCATGTAGAGTGCATACGGAATGGCGATTCCGACGGCACAACAGGCGATGGCTGGCCAGACCCCCATGCGGGGCAAGAATTGATCTGGGACCCTGATAAACCTGATTTACCATAA